A genomic stretch from Pochonia chlamydosporia 170 chromosome 4, whole genome shotgun sequence includes:
- a CDS encoding inorganic phosphate transporter PHO84 (similar to Aspergillus terreus NIH2624 XP_001217524.1) yields the protein MAASVDEMLPPPMTPSGRLRTYGGNRAFHNFYNDYSHISDPNLRRRLALSEIDKVPFGLYHVRAIVVAGVGFLLDSYDIFSINLITTLLGMVFWTGNDVTNGFGGNNGVLPDTTSQALKASTSAGIVVGMILFGWLADALGRRRMYGIELAIIIFGTFSCALVSSSPSISSAGLLIFWRVLMGIGIGGDYPLSSVITSEFAPTRWRGAMVAAVFSMQGLGQLMSAIVALVTTAAFKSSFIRIPNEEQCDEGCRIAADRAWRIIVGFGAIPACLALYYRITIPETPRYTFDVQNDVEKADADIKAYVSSKSIGDFDRRHSRSKVSESSLDIPRASWSDVFAYFGEWKNFKVLAGTTMSWFFLDLAFYGLGLNQNVVLHAIGYGSGSNMYHKLYNQAVGMIILTAAGSLPGYWTAVFTIDTVGRKPLQVLGFLLLTVVFSVLGFRLNYLSEGAMLALYIVGQFLFNAGPNTTTFVVPGECFPTRYRSTGHGLSAAMGKIGAIVAQGISIPLLRNGQVAGCIGNACSPYLDRLLKLFALFMLLGTLVSLLIPETKGLTLEELSGESRTSYNAGCNGSIRVGSPRIRTWNPFHGGQPAGFAYPRAHGSHFGKHHRSPRDDIMASPELVAENMRHKRSQFWRRHRKSRVASDGSNEIALRNRQSDTTAGSSEAEQHLPTWGAGWGRIDRGTPPMTNSVQLNDVGMLLKPV from the exons ATGGCTGCTTCCGTGGACGAAATGCTCCCTCCTCCTATGACGCCTAGTGGTCGCCTACGCACATATGGCGGCAACCGGGCGTTTCATAACTTTTACAACGATTATTCTCATATATCCGATCCCAATCTTCGCCGCCGACTGGCATTGTCCGAGATCGACAAGGTTCCGTTTGGTTTATACC ATGTCAGGGCGATCGTAGTTGCTGGAGTCGGCTTCCTTCTCGATTCATATGACATATTTTCAATAAACCTTATAACAACTCTACTAGGAATGGTCTTCTGGACTGGCAACGATGTTACCAATGGTTTTGGCGGTAATAATGGCGTGCTACCAGACACAACTAGTCAGGCTTTGAAAGCCTCTACGAGCGCCGGGATCGTTGTGGGCATGATTTTgtttggctggcttgctga TGCTCTGGGCCGTAGACGAATGTATGGTATTGAGTTGGCTATTATTATTTTTGGAACTTTTAGCTGTGCTTTAGTGTCATCCAGCCCGTCGATCAGTTCAGCTGGGCTCCTGATCTTCTGGCGAGTGCTCATG GGTATCGGCATTGGAGGCGACTACCCTCTCTCATCGGTAATTACGTCCGA ATTTGCCCCGACGCGATGGCGAGGCGCTATGGTTGCTGCCGTATTCTCCATGCAAGGCCTTGGGCAACTTAtgtctgccattgtcgcgCTTGTCACAACCGCAGCATTCAAATCGTCGTTTATCCGCATCCCCAATGAAGAACAATGCGACGAGGGCTGCCGCATAGCCGCCGATCGCGCGTGGCGAATCATAGTCGGCTTTGGTGCAATCCCCGCCTGTCTAGCTCTCTACTATCGAATCACAATTCCCGAAACCCCACGATATACCTTTGATGTACAAAACGACGTCGAAAAGGCTGATGCGGACATCAAAGCCTACGTATCCAGCAAATCAATCGGTGATTTTGACCGGCGACATTCACGGTCGAAGGTTTCCGAGAGCTCGCTCGACATTCCCCGAGCCTCATGGTCAGACGTGTTTGCCTATTTTGGCGAATGGAAGAATTTCAAGGTATTGGCCGGCACGACCATGTCTTGGTTCTTTTTG GATTTGGCATTCTACGGGTTGGGCTTGAATCAAAACGTTGTTCTGCATGCCATCGGGTACGGCAGTGGCAGCAACATGTACCATAAATTGTACAACCAGGCCGTCGGCATGATCATACTAACGGCTGCTGGATCCCTACCCGGGTATTGGACAGCGGTTTTCACCATTGACACCGTTGGCCGCAAGCCATTGCAGGTGTTGGGATTTCTCTTGCTCACCGTTGTTTTCAGTGTCCTCGGCTTCAGGCTTAACTATTTAAGCGAAGGGGCAATGTTGGCACTCTATATCGTGGGGCAGTTCCTTTTTAACGCCGGTCCGAACACAACTACTTTCGTTGTTCCCGGCGAGTGTTTCCCAACCCGATATCGATCAACTGGGCATGGTCTTTCAGCAGCAATGGGGAAGATTGGAGCGATCGTCGCGCAAGGAATCAGCATACCATTACTTCGAAACGGACAGGTCGCCGGATGCATTGGCAACGCCTGTTCGCCTTATCTCGACCGGTTGCTGAAACTGTTTGCCCTCTTTATGCTCCTTGGCACCCTGGTATCGCTCCTCATTCCCGAAACGAAAGGCCTGACGCTGGAGGAATTATCCGGCGAATCTCGAACAAGCTATAACGCTGGCTGCAACGGCAGCATCAGGGTCGGGTCGCCGCGAATTCGAACATGGAACCCGTTCCACGGTGGGCAACCAGCGGGCTTTGCGTATCCACGGGCTCACGGCAGCCATTTTGGCAAGCACCATCGATCTCCTCGCGACGACATCATGGCTTCCCCTGAGCTGGTGGCGGAGAATATGCGACACAAACGATCTCAATTTTGGAGGAGACATCGAAAATCACGGGTTGCCAGCGATGGCTCCAACGAGATTGCCTTGCGGAACAGGCAATCTGACACAACAGCTGGTTCTTCGGAGGCAGAGCAACATCTGCCGACATGGGGAGCAGGGTGGGGCAGAATAGACCGTGGAACACCACCTATGACGAACAGCGTGCAGTTGAATGACGTGGGAATGCTGTTGAAACCAGTATAA
- a CDS encoding homoserine O-acetyltransferase (similar to Aspergillus terreus NIH2624 XP_001217953.1): protein MAQEEPANGSSRAVYERTQSQPENPFATLIPDQQIAIIPQFTLESGITLHNVPVAYTTRGKLNDTGDNAMVICHALTGSADVSDWWGPLLGGPGRVFDTSRFFIVCMNSLGSPYGTASPVTAKDGDVSKGNYGPEFPLTTIRDDVNLHKLLLDELGVKQIAAVIGGSLGGMFVLEWAYFGKDYIRCIVPIATSSRHSAWGISWGEAQRQSIYADPKYDDGYYPFDDPPATGLGAARMAALLTYRSRNSFESRFGRNIPDPSKVQTIRERPRPSTPSEAHFHIHNDGHNIKRTSISRQASGSPSSKPATPPPTESLDPQFHGPQRNGGEGNESLTGGENLPQSKYFSAQSYLRYQGTKFVKRFDSNCYIAMTRKLDTHDVSRGRTNTIGEALALIEQPTLVLGIESDGLFTFAEQEEIAEHVKYARLERIESPEGHDAFLLQFEQVNKYILGFLKEVLPDIMNKEGTAPEEAGVGELTKSSTFGEAEVEDITAW, encoded by the exons ATGGCCCAAGAGGAGCCTGCAAATGGCAGCTCAAGAGCAGTTTATG AAAGAACGCAGTCGCAACCTGAGAATCCCTTTGCTACCTTGATACCGGATCAACAGATAGCAATTATTCCACAATTTACTCTGGAATCCGGCATCACCCTTCACAATGTCCCGGTAGCTTACACAACACGAGGAAAGCTCAATGACACTGGCGATAATGCCATGGTTATATGCCACGCTCTCACAGGCAGTGCCGATGTGAGCGACTGGTGGGGGCCTTTGCTTGGAGGCCCAGGACGAGTATTTGATACTTCGAGATTCTTCATAGTTTGTATGAACAGTCTGGGCAGTCCATATGGTACCGCCAGTCCTGTAACAGCGAAGGATGGTGACGTGTCCAAGGGCAACTATGGGCCAGAATTCCCACTTACAACCATCCGTGACGATGTTAA TCTGCACAAGCTCCTTTTGGATGAATTAGGGGTGAAGCAAATTGCTGCTGTCATCGGCGGGTCCTTGGGAGGCATGTTTGTTCTAGAATGGGCCTATTTTGGCAAGGACTATATTCGATGCATTGTGCCTATCGCCACGTCCAGCCGACACAGTGCATGGGGTATCAGTTGGGGCGAAGCACAACGACAAAGCATCTACGCCGACCCCAAATACGACGATGGATATTATCCCTTTGACGACCCTCCAGCGACCGGGCTAGGCGCAGCTCGCATGGCTGCATTGCTGACATATCGAAGCCGCAACTCTTTTGAATCCCGATTCGGGCGCAACATCCCTGATCCATCCAAAGTTCAAACCATTCGCGAGCGACCGAGACCAAGTACTCCCTCAGAAGCGCATTTTCATATTCACAACGATGGACACAACATCAAGCGGACGAGCATCTCGCGTCAGGCCAGTGGGTCACCGAGTAGCAAACCTGCCACGCCTCCCCCAACAGAGTCACTGGACCCCCAGTTCCATGGGCCGCAGAGAAATGGGGGCGAGGGCAACGAGAGTCTGACGGGGGGAGAGAACCTGCCGCAGTCAAAGTACTTCTCAGCACAGTCGTACCTACGGTATCAGGGCACCAAGTTCGTCAAACGATTCGACAGTAACTGCTACATTGCCATGACTCGCAAGCTCGACACTCACGACGTATCGAGAGGTCGGACAAACACTATCGGGGAAGCTTTGGCTTTGATTGAGCAACCAACGCTGGTTCTTGGCATTGAAAGCGACGGTTTATTCACTTTTGCTGAGCAAGAAGAGATTGCTGAGCATGTCAAGTACGCTCGACTCGAAAGAATTGAGAGTCCTGAAGGCCACGACGCCTTCCTCTTGCAGTTTGAGCAGGTGAACAAGTACATCTTGGGATTTCTCAAAGAAGTTCTCCCTGATATTATGAACAAGGAGGGTACTGCACCAGAGGAAGCTGGCGTAGGCGAGTTGACAAAGTCTAGTACATTTGGAGAGGCAGAAGTGGAAGACATAACGGCGTGGTAG